The following proteins come from a genomic window of Polaribacter dokdonensis:
- a CDS encoding YbjQ family protein: MILTTTNNIENFKIVDYLGIVTGTAYDSSYSSNGKKMSFTDMFSMAKYREMYTLGLEGIKEKAFQDLKDNATKLGANAVVGIQIDVEPLANSATLLVSITGTAVKVQ, translated from the coding sequence ATGATTTTAACAACAACAAATAATATAGAGAACTTTAAAATTGTAGATTATTTAGGTATTGTAACTGGCACAGCTTACGATTCTAGTTATTCTTCAAATGGTAAAAAAATGTCTTTTACAGATATGTTTAGCATGGCTAAATATAGAGAAATGTATACTTTAGGTTTAGAAGGCATTAAAGAAAAGGCGTTTCAAGACTTAAAAGACAATGCTACAAAGTTAGGTGCAAATGCAGTGGTTGGTATTCAAATAGATGTAGAACCCTTAGCAAACTCTGCTACTTTGTTGGTTTCTATAACTGGTACAGCAGTTAAGGTGCAATAA
- a CDS encoding head GIN domain-containing protein has product MKKYISLFLLCCSLSVFAQTTITKNLGDYTTLKVYNGIELELIKSTESKLVITGNKSEMVTVKNIDNTLKITLPFSIKPENNSANGEVLVKLYYVNPIAVIDANEGATITGKEIKQDKLEVNSQERAFINLVLDVKHLEVRASSGGIIKLSGTTKNQDVTVDLYGIYNGYALTASSNTTVNAGTGAKAEVSAGETLKAKVSFGGSIFYKGNPEVLKDKKVVGGIIQKRN; this is encoded by the coding sequence ATGAAGAAATACATAAGTTTATTCTTACTATGTTGTAGTTTATCAGTTTTTGCACAAACTACAATAACTAAGAATCTAGGAGATTATACTACCCTAAAAGTATATAATGGTATTGAGTTAGAGTTGATAAAATCAACAGAATCTAAATTGGTGATTACAGGTAATAAATCTGAAATGGTTACCGTAAAAAATATAGATAATACTTTAAAAATTACACTACCCTTTTCTATTAAACCAGAAAATAATAGTGCTAATGGAGAAGTTTTGGTAAAGTTATATTATGTAAATCCAATTGCTGTTATTGATGCTAATGAAGGTGCAACAATAACAGGTAAAGAAATTAAGCAAGATAAGTTAGAGGTTAATTCTCAAGAAAGAGCATTTATCAATTTAGTTTTAGATGTAAAACATTTAGAGGTAAGAGCTTCATCTGGAGGAATTATTAAACTTTCTGGTACTACTAAAAACCAAGATGTTACTGTAGATCTATATGGTATTTACAATGGTTATGCTTTAACTGCATCATCAAATACAACTGTAAATGCTGGTACAGGAGCTAAAGCAGAAGTTTCTGCAGGAGAAACTCTAAAAGCTAAAGTTAGTTTTGGAGGTTCTATTTTTTACAAAGGAAATCCTGAAGTGTTAAAAGACAAAAAAGTAGTGGGTGGTATTATTCAAAAAAGAAATTAA
- a CDS encoding Sec-independent protein translocase subunit TatA/TatB, which translates to MMSLYTFLAIPGGYSIILIVVVVLLLFGGKKIPELMKGLGGGIKEFKKASKDENEEKLEEKK; encoded by the coding sequence ATGATGAGTTTATATACTTTTTTAGCAATACCTGGAGGTTACTCAATAATATTAATTGTTGTAGTGGTTTTATTACTTTTTGGAGGTAAAAAAATACCTGAATTAATGAAAGGTTTAGGTGGTGGTATTAAGGAGTTTAAAAAAGCTTCTAAAGACGAAAACGAAGAAAAATTAGAAGAAAAGAAATAA
- a CDS encoding LytTR family DNA-binding domain-containing protein, which translates to MIANLKNWLATPYYYNPSTKFKFKISLVYGLFVFLFLYTFQPFTLYSFKEYLLEYTSSIGLITFLGTFITLVVPPLIFKKYFKEDNWTIGKSILITVLGLFSIGTILWYYGKIFKADKDIEHIEYIAFIFYTFLVGDIPILFGVFFNEKMVRLRREKKAEEITAIKNQKEVEIKPTVPNKIMLKSDNMKESLIFFIEDLVYITSQGNYASFFIKNNKGELKEKILRVTLTKIVENLEEYPTIIRCHKSYIINTKYINGIKGNARGYLLESSLIPHQIPVSRNFSKKSLLGLIK; encoded by the coding sequence ATGATTGCAAATCTAAAAAATTGGCTTGCAACTCCTTATTACTATAATCCATCAACTAAATTTAAGTTTAAAATAAGTTTAGTTTATGGATTATTTGTGTTTCTCTTCCTTTACACATTTCAACCTTTTACTTTATACAGTTTTAAAGAATATTTACTAGAATATACCTCTAGTATTGGTCTTATTACATTTTTAGGTACTTTTATTACTTTAGTTGTACCACCTTTAATCTTTAAAAAGTACTTTAAGGAAGATAATTGGACAATAGGTAAAAGCATACTAATAACTGTTTTAGGATTATTCAGTATTGGAACTATTTTATGGTATTATGGAAAAATATTTAAGGCTGATAAAGACATAGAGCATATAGAATATATAGCTTTTATTTTTTATACTTTTTTAGTTGGTGACATTCCTATACTTTTTGGAGTTTTCTTTAATGAAAAAATGGTTAGGCTTCGTAGAGAGAAAAAAGCCGAAGAAATTACAGCTATCAAAAACCAAAAAGAAGTTGAGATAAAACCAACAGTACCTAATAAAATAATGCTAAAATCTGATAACATGAAAGAGAGTTTAATATTCTTTATTGAAGATTTAGTGTACATAACATCGCAAGGAAATTATGCTAGTTTTTTTATAAAAAACAATAAAGGTGAACTTAAAGAAAAAATTTTAAGAGTTACATTAACTAAAATTGTAGAAAATTTAGAGGAATACCCTACAATTATTAGATGCCATAAATCGTACATTATTAACACCAAATATATTAACGGAATTAAAGGTAATGCAAGAGGTTATTTATTAGAATCTAGCCTTATCCCTCATCAAATACCAGTTTCTAGAAACTTTAGTAAAAAGTCTTTATTAGGTTTAATTAAGTAA
- a CDS encoding SPFH domain-containing protein, protein MNPLAIIFIVFLFIIFFASFFLVKQQTAAIIERFGRFSSIRQSGLQLKIPLVDKVAGRVSLKIQQLDVIIETKTLDDVFVKLKVSVQYMVIRDKVYDAFYKLDYPHEQITSFVFDVVRAEVPKMKLDDVFVKKDDIAIAVKRELQEYMSDYGFDIIKTLVTDIDPDAQVKAAMNRINAADREKTAAQFEGDAQRILIVERAKAEAESKRLQGQGIADQRREIARGLEESVEVLNKVGINSQEASALIVVTQHYDTLQSIGQETNSNLILLPNSPQAGSQMLNDMVASFTASNQIGEAMKNAKPKKLDK, encoded by the coding sequence ATGAATCCATTAGCTATTATTTTTATTGTATTTCTATTTATAATTTTCTTTGCCTCTTTCTTTCTAGTAAAACAACAAACTGCTGCTATTATAGAGCGTTTTGGACGTTTTAGTTCCATAAGACAATCTGGTTTACAGCTTAAAATTCCTCTAGTAGATAAAGTTGCTGGTAGAGTAAGTTTAAAAATTCAGCAATTAGATGTTATTATAGAAACTAAAACTTTAGATGATGTATTTGTTAAACTAAAAGTTTCTGTACAATACATGGTTATTAGAGATAAGGTATATGATGCTTTTTATAAGTTAGATTATCCTCATGAACAAATTACATCATTTGTATTTGATGTTGTAAGAGCAGAGGTTCCAAAAATGAAATTAGATGACGTTTTTGTTAAAAAAGACGATATTGCAATAGCTGTAAAAAGAGAATTACAAGAGTATATGTCTGATTATGGGTTTGATATCATAAAAACCTTAGTAACAGATATAGATCCAGATGCTCAAGTAAAAGCTGCAATGAACAGAATTAATGCTGCAGATAGAGAAAAGACAGCTGCTCAATTTGAGGGTGATGCACAACGTATTTTAATTGTAGAACGCGCAAAAGCAGAGGCTGAAAGCAAGCGTTTACAAGGACAAGGTATTGCAGACCAAAGAAGAGAAATTGCACGTGGTTTAGAAGAATCTGTAGAAGTTTTAAATAAAGTGGGTATTAACAGTCAAGAAGCATCTGCTTTAATTGTAGTAACACAACATTATGATACTTTACAGTCTATAGGACAAGAAACCAACAGTAATTTAATTTTATTACCAAATTCACCACAAGCAGGTAGTCAAATGTTAAATGACATGGTTGCTAGTTTTACTGCAAGTAACCAAATAGGTGAAGCTATGAAAAATGCGAAACCTAAAAAACTAGATAAGTAA
- the gltX gene encoding glutamate--tRNA ligase has translation MESNVRVRFAPSPTGPLHIGGVRTALYNYLFAKKHNGTFVLRIEDTDQNRYVANAEKYIIDALNWCNIPYDEGINKNEKFGPYRQSERKNLYKKYADILLEKGWAYYAFDTSEQLDAHRKGYESEGKTFIYNWHNREKGRLVNSLVLSEEDVQEKINSGENYVIRFKSPQDETLEMEDEIRGKISIDTNTLDDKILFKSDGMPTYHLANIVDDHLMEISHVIRGEEWLPSMALHVLLYRAFDWQAPKFAHLPLILKPVGKGKLSKRDGDKLGFPVFPLAYTNEKTNEVSRGYKEDGYFSEAVVNMLAFLGWNPGTEQEIFSLEELINEFDLKRVSKSGAKFNPDKTKWFQQQYMQQKSDAELTSLYLTILAEKGINKEEAFVQKVVSAIKERAVFVEDFWDLSHFFFQTPTEYDAKASKKNWKADTGALMQELNAVIANIEDFSSENTEKVIKEWISGKEIGFGKVMQPLRLSLVGKLAGPHLFDIIAMIGKDETMQRITNAIEKLS, from the coding sequence ATGGAATCTAATGTTCGTGTGCGTTTTGCACCAAGCCCAACAGGACCTTTACATATTGGAGGTGTAAGAACAGCTCTATACAACTATTTATTTGCTAAAAAACACAATGGAACTTTTGTTTTAAGAATAGAAGATACAGACCAAAATAGGTATGTAGCCAATGCAGAAAAATATATAATTGATGCTCTAAACTGGTGTAATATTCCTTATGATGAAGGTATTAATAAAAACGAAAAATTTGGTCCTTACAGACAATCTGAACGTAAAAACTTATATAAGAAATACGCAGATATTCTTTTAGAAAAAGGCTGGGCATATTATGCTTTTGATACCTCAGAACAATTAGATGCACACAGAAAAGGGTATGAATCAGAAGGTAAAACGTTTATTTACAATTGGCACAATCGTGAAAAAGGACGTTTGGTAAATTCTTTAGTTTTATCTGAAGAAGATGTACAAGAAAAAATTAATTCAGGAGAGAATTACGTAATCCGTTTTAAAAGTCCACAAGATGAAACTTTAGAAATGGAAGATGAAATTCGTGGTAAAATTTCTATTGATACTAACACCTTAGATGATAAAATTCTATTCAAAAGTGATGGAATGCCAACCTATCATTTAGCAAATATTGTAGATGATCATCTAATGGAAATTAGTCATGTAATTCGTGGTGAAGAATGGCTACCATCTATGGCTTTACATGTTTTATTATACAGAGCTTTTGATTGGCAAGCACCTAAATTTGCACATTTACCATTAATTTTAAAACCAGTTGGTAAAGGTAAATTAAGTAAAAGAGATGGAGATAAATTAGGTTTCCCAGTATTTCCATTAGCCTATACTAACGAAAAAACCAACGAAGTTTCGCGTGGTTATAAAGAAGATGGTTATTTTTCTGAAGCAGTTGTTAATATGTTGGCTTTCTTAGGATGGAATCCTGGAACAGAGCAAGAAATATTTTCTTTAGAAGAATTGATTAATGAATTCGATTTGAAAAGAGTTAGTAAATCTGGAGCCAAATTTAACCCAGATAAAACAAAATGGTTTCAACAGCAATACATGCAACAAAAAAGTGATGCTGAATTAACTTCTTTATATTTAACTATTTTAGCAGAAAAAGGAATTAACAAAGAGGAAGCTTTTGTACAAAAAGTAGTTTCAGCTATTAAAGAAAGAGCTGTTTTTGTGGAAGATTTTTGGGATTTATCTCATTTCTTTTTTCAAACTCCAACAGAGTATGATGCTAAAGCCAGCAAGAAAAATTGGAAAGCAGATACAGGTGCATTAATGCAAGAATTAAATGCTGTAATTGCTAATATTGAAGATTTTTCATCAGAAAATACAGAAAAAGTTATTAAAGAATGGATTTCTGGCAAGGAAATTGGTTTTGGTAAGGTAATGCAACCTTTACGTTTAAGTTTAGTTGGTAAATTAGCAGGCCCTCATTTGTTTGATATTATAGCAATGATTGGCAAAGATGAAACTATGCAAAGAATTACAAACGCAATAGAAAAATTATCATAA
- a CDS encoding transporter, producing the protein MKPIYILIALFFSLQITAQSPWTQEKGRFFANLSYSSISDYSEMFGEPDFSISGTITDRTYQFYGEYGLTNKTSLLVNVPLKSIDINNYVDPAILCMGNCAQSFSETALGNITLGLKHNFLKQKWVLSGQLNMEINTSSYDETSAIRTGYDAYTFTPMFLAGTSFGKNYFQSFIGADIRTNNYSSNLKIGGEIGRKLTQTIWLIGFVDISQSLNNGDISFPANNAANSLYVNDQEYVAYGLKGILQFCDFGLTAGFGSALSGNNVPKKAAISFGVFKTF; encoded by the coding sequence ATGAAACCAATTTATATTTTAATTGCCCTTTTCTTTTCTTTACAAATAACTGCTCAAAGCCCTTGGACACAAGAAAAAGGACGCTTTTTTGCAAACCTATCTTATTCTTCTATTTCTGATTATTCTGAAATGTTTGGAGAACCAGATTTTTCGATTTCTGGTACAATTACAGATAGAACTTATCAATTTTATGGTGAATATGGTTTAACAAACAAAACTAGTTTACTTGTAAATGTACCTCTAAAATCAATAGATATTAACAACTACGTAGATCCTGCAATATTATGTATGGGAAATTGCGCTCAAAGTTTTAGTGAAACTGCTTTGGGTAATATTACACTAGGTTTAAAACACAATTTTCTAAAACAAAAATGGGTTTTATCTGGGCAGTTAAATATGGAAATAAATACAAGTTCTTATGATGAAACTTCAGCAATAAGAACTGGTTATGATGCCTATACATTTACACCTATGTTCTTGGCAGGTACAAGTTTTGGTAAGAACTACTTTCAATCTTTTATAGGTGCAGATATTAGAACCAATAATTATAGCTCTAACTTAAAAATTGGTGGAGAAATTGGTAGAAAATTAACTCAGACTATATGGCTTATTGGTTTTGTAGATATTTCTCAATCTTTAAACAATGGCGATATTTCTTTCCCAGCAAACAATGCAGCAAACAGTTTGTATGTTAATGATCAAGAATATGTGGCTTATGGGTTAAAAGGTATTTTACAGTTTTGCGATTTTGGTTTAACAGCTGGTTTTGGCTCTGCTTTATCTGGTAATAATGTACCTAAAAAAGCAGCCATTTCTTTTGGTGTTTTTAAGACTTTCTAA
- a CDS encoding DUF4175 family protein, whose translation MSHFQNIQKKLHQFSRKFYTNELIKGSILFLSLGFLYLFFILFIEYFLWLKPTARTVLFWIFILVELFLLIKFICIPIAKLIGFRKGISLEESSKIIGAHFPEVEDKLLNVLQLQENSDQSDLILASINQKSEALKPIPFTKAIDFKANTKYLKYAIIPVLIFLISLFTGNSINLGKSLERVVNHRTAYNPPAPFSFSLANQTLQVIQGKSINVQFKTVGNIVPNEGKIIFDDQSYYLKSEGNATFSYTFSDVQKSIDFYVEANGVQSQFYQIKVIGTPTINNITLDLDYPNYVGQKNKTIQNSGNLIVPEGTTITWKATTNKTTNLNFINNSERTAFDKISNDKFQYQKRILLPINYQIASSNDNLKDFENLQFSVAVVKDVYPVISVSSNIDSISRGTAQFAGQISDDYGIRKLQLIYYDEDSPELKKEFLLDVSNQNIQTFFYQFPEGLNLQEGINYEMYFQVFDNDGVRGSKSSKSKVFNYRQKTKEEIEEELFQEQRNTINDLENAVQNQKKQQQQLEGIQEDLQNKKSINWNDKKKVESFIKRQEQYKKMMQRQTDQLQENLDEKKENDPDLQEKKQDLKERIKELKQLSKQQKLLEEIQKMADKLNKEDLVQKAKELAQQNKQQQRSLEKTLEMVKRFYVEQKTMQIANKVEELSKEQKDLEQKENDLEAQKEISKQFDEIHKDLKELQKDNEKLKTPMDLPEVDKEEKQIDEELKKSEELIENKQSPKAKSSQKKASEKMKEMSAKMQKSMMDMQSESMEENMDDLRKILENLVIFSFQQEQLMDKFSEGSTSHPDFGKDLKKQNEIRTYFEHIDDSLYVLAVRVPKISTKIQDDLSAAHYNLEQSLENFSENRFNNGLSNQQYVMTATNNLADYLSNILNSMQNNMSMKMGKGKKSNKPGFSLPDLIQKQKGLSEKMQKGMQKGEKKGEGKKGEKPDKNGEPGDKGKNGKEGEKGSSEGKNGEGEGNTNDDLDGELYEIFKEQSQLRQELQNAINKSENGKPGGNGSAKKALKTMEQLENEILEKGFNTNTLQKMQNLNYELLKLDKAALEQGKEKKRKANTNKLESKRNKARALKFKKQFYNQIEILNRQSLPLQQNYKKKVRAYFSDTKNN comes from the coding sequence ATGAGCCATTTCCAAAACATACAGAAAAAGTTACATCAATTCTCACGTAAATTTTATACGAATGAGTTGATAAAAGGTAGCATCTTGTTTTTGTCATTAGGCTTCTTATACCTGTTTTTTATTCTGTTTATAGAATATTTTCTATGGTTAAAACCTACTGCTAGAACCGTTCTTTTTTGGATTTTTATTCTTGTAGAATTATTCTTACTCATCAAATTTATTTGCATACCTATTGCTAAGTTAATAGGGTTTAGAAAAGGCATTTCTTTAGAAGAATCATCAAAGATTATTGGCGCTCATTTTCCTGAAGTAGAAGATAAACTACTAAATGTTTTGCAACTTCAAGAAAATAGTGATCAGTCAGATTTAATTTTGGCGAGTATCAACCAAAAATCTGAGGCCTTAAAACCAATACCTTTTACAAAAGCAATTGATTTTAAAGCCAATACTAAATATTTAAAATACGCCATAATTCCTGTTTTAATATTTTTAATTAGCTTATTTACAGGTAATTCAATAAATTTAGGTAAAAGTTTAGAACGTGTTGTAAATCATAGAACTGCCTATAACCCTCCTGCTCCTTTTTCTTTTTCTTTAGCTAATCAAACTCTTCAGGTTATACAAGGTAAATCTATAAATGTGCAGTTTAAAACAGTTGGAAATATTGTACCAAATGAGGGTAAGATTATTTTTGATGATCAGAGTTATTATTTAAAATCAGAAGGTAATGCAACATTTTCATATACGTTTTCTGATGTTCAAAAATCAATTGATTTTTATGTTGAAGCAAATGGTGTACAATCTCAATTTTATCAAATAAAGGTTATTGGTACTCCAACTATCAACAACATTACTTTAGATTTAGATTATCCTAATTATGTAGGTCAAAAAAATAAAACCATTCAGAATTCAGGTAACTTAATTGTACCTGAAGGCACTACTATTACTTGGAAAGCAACCACAAATAAAACTACAAACTTAAACTTTATCAATAATTCTGAAAGAACAGCGTTTGACAAAATTTCAAATGATAAATTCCAATATCAAAAGCGTATTTTGTTACCAATAAATTATCAAATAGCTTCTTCAAATGATAATTTAAAAGACTTTGAAAATTTACAATTTTCTGTAGCAGTTGTAAAAGATGTATACCCTGTAATTTCTGTAAGTTCAAATATTGATAGTATTTCACGTGGAACAGCACAATTTGCAGGTCAAATTTCTGATGATTATGGTATTCGAAAATTACAGTTGATTTATTATGATGAAGATTCTCCTGAATTAAAAAAGGAATTTTTATTGGATGTTAGCAATCAAAATATTCAAACATTTTTCTATCAATTTCCAGAAGGATTAAACTTACAAGAAGGTATAAATTATGAAATGTATTTTCAGGTTTTTGATAATGATGGTGTAAGAGGTTCTAAATCATCAAAAAGTAAGGTTTTTAATTACAGGCAAAAAACAAAAGAAGAAATAGAAGAGGAGTTGTTTCAAGAACAACGAAATACCATTAACGATTTAGAAAATGCTGTACAAAATCAGAAAAAACAACAGCAGCAGTTAGAAGGTATTCAGGAAGATTTACAGAATAAAAAAAGCATTAATTGGAATGATAAGAAGAAGGTTGAAAGTTTTATAAAGCGTCAAGAACAGTATAAAAAAATGATGCAAAGACAAACAGATCAGCTTCAAGAAAATTTAGATGAAAAGAAAGAAAATGATCCTGATTTACAAGAAAAGAAACAAGATTTAAAAGAACGCATTAAAGAATTAAAGCAATTAAGTAAACAACAAAAGTTGCTAGAAGAAATTCAGAAAATGGCTGATAAATTAAACAAGGAAGATTTAGTACAAAAAGCCAAAGAATTAGCACAGCAAAACAAACAGCAACAACGCAGTTTAGAAAAGACACTAGAAATGGTAAAGCGTTTTTATGTGGAGCAAAAAACCATGCAAATTGCGAATAAGGTAGAAGAGTTGTCTAAAGAGCAGAAAGATCTAGAACAAAAAGAGAATGATTTAGAGGCACAAAAAGAGATTTCTAAACAATTTGATGAAATTCATAAAGATTTAAAAGAACTTCAGAAAGATAATGAGAAATTAAAAACACCTATGGATTTGCCAGAGGTTGATAAAGAGGAAAAGCAAATTGACGAGGAATTAAAAAAATCTGAAGAACTTATTGAAAATAAACAATCTCCAAAAGCAAAAAGTAGTCAGAAAAAGGCATCTGAGAAGATGAAAGAAATGAGTGCTAAAATGCAAAAATCTATGATGGATATGCAATCTGAATCTATGGAAGAAAACATGGATGATTTGCGTAAAATTTTAGAAAACTTGGTTATTTTTTCTTTTCAGCAAGAGCAATTGATGGATAAGTTTAGTGAAGGTTCTACCTCTCATCCAGATTTTGGAAAAGACCTTAAAAAGCAGAATGAAATCAGAACCTATTTTGAACATATAGATGACAGTTTGTATGTCTTAGCAGTGCGTGTTCCAAAAATTTCAACAAAAATTCAAGATGATCTTTCAGCGGCACATTATAATTTAGAACAATCTTTAGAAAACTTTTCAGAAAACAGATTTAATAATGGCTTGTCTAATCAGCAATATGTAATGACAGCTACCAATAATTTAGCAGATTATTTAAGTAATATTTTAAATAGCATGCAGAATAATATGTCTATGAAAATGGGCAAAGGAAAAAAGAGTAATAAACCAGGTTTTAGTTTGCCAGATTTAATTCAGAAACAAAAAGGTTTATCTGAAAAGATGCAAAAAGGAATGCAGAAAGGAGAGAAAAAGGGTGAAGGAAAGAAAGGTGAAAAACCAGATAAAAATGGTGAGCCTGGTGATAAAGGTAAAAATGGTAAGGAAGGAGAAAAAGGAAGTTCTGAGGGTAAAAATGGAGAAGGAGAAGGCAATACTAATGATGATTTAGATGGTGAATTGTATGAAATCTTTAAAGAGCAAAGTCAGTTAAGACAAGAGCTGCAAAATGCAATAAATAAAAGTGAGAATGGTAAACCTGGAGGAAATGGATCTGCTAAGAAAGCTCTAAAAACAATGGAGCAGTTAGAAAACGAAATTCTAGAAAAGGGTTTCAACACAAATACGCTACAAAAAATGCAGAATTTGAACTATGAGTTATTAAAGTTAGATAAGGCTGCATTAGAACAAGGGAAGGAAAAAAAGCGTAAAGCGAACACGAATAAATTAGAGAGTAAAAGGAATAAAGCAAGGGCGTTAAAATTCAAAAAGCAGTTTTATAATCAAATAGAGATATTAAACAGACAATCATTACCTTTGCAGCAAAATTATAAAAAGAAGGTGAGAGCCTATTTTTCTGATACAAAGAACAATTAA
- the ybeY gene encoding rRNA maturation RNase YbeY, which translates to MIEFNYETNFILEDESLLKDWIITVASEQNFEVGEINYIFCDDAYLHKLNVEFLDHDTLTDIISFDNSLGKLLNGDIFISVERVKDNAAEFKVSFQDELHRVMIHGVLHYMGYKDKSSDEKKMMRNQENMALEKLSN; encoded by the coding sequence ATGATTGAATTTAATTACGAAACCAATTTTATATTAGAAGATGAATCCTTGTTAAAAGATTGGATTATTACTGTTGCTTCAGAACAAAATTTTGAGGTTGGTGAAATCAATTATATCTTTTGTGATGATGCTTATTTACATAAATTAAATGTTGAATTTTTAGATCATGATACATTAACAGATATCATTAGTTTTGATAATTCTCTAGGTAAATTATTAAATGGTGACATTTTTATTTCTGTAGAAAGAGTTAAAGATAATGCAGCTGAATTTAAGGTTTCTTTTCAAGATGAATTGCACAGAGTAATGATTCATGGAGTTTTGCATTACATGGGTTATAAAGATAAGTCTAGTGATGAGAAAAAGATGATGAGAAATCAGGAGAACATGGCTTTAGAGAAATTAAGTAATTGA